A single window of Fusobacterium sp. SYSU M8D902 DNA harbors:
- a CDS encoding aminopeptidase, whose protein sequence is MDNRILQLAKNLVSHSCRVEKGERVLIEIFGDAPKNLAKALVKEVTNVGGLPFVTLKDQSITRELIKNSTKEQIELMAKYELERMKDMDCYIGIRGSENTAELSDVADDKMRLYSDCFSMPVHLKERVNNTKWVVLRYPNNSMAQLANTSLESFEDFYFDVCCLDYSKMEKAMDSLSQLLEKSDKVRITGPGTDISFSIKDIPNVKCFGRRNIPDGEVYTAPIRNSVNGVISYNTPSVYEGFTFENIVFEFKDGKIIKATSNNTEKLNEILNSDEGARYIGEFAFGVNPYILKPMKDTLFDEKISGSIHFTPGQAYKLADNGNKSNIHWDLVLIQRPEFGGGEIWIDDILVRKDGIFVLEELKVLNPENLK, encoded by the coding sequence ATGGATAACAGAATTTTACAACTTGCAAAAAACTTAGTTTCTCACTCTTGTAGAGTTGAAAAAGGAGAGCGTGTTCTCATAGAGATCTTTGGAGATGCTCCTAAAAATCTAGCAAAAGCTCTAGTTAAAGAGGTAACTAATGTTGGTGGACTACCCTTTGTAACATTAAAAGATCAATCTATTACTAGAGAGCTTATTAAAAACTCTACTAAAGAACAGATTGAATTGATGGCTAAGTATGAATTAGAAAGAATGAAAGATATGGATTGCTATATTGGTATTAGAGGAAGCGAAAACACTGCTGAATTATCTGATGTTGCAGATGATAAGATGAGACTTTACTCTGATTGCTTCTCAATGCCTGTACACTTAAAAGAGAGAGTTAATAATACTAAATGGGTAGTTTTAAGATACCCAAACAACTCTATGGCTCAACTTGCAAATACATCTTTAGAGAGTTTTGAAGACTTCTATTTTGATGTTTGTTGCTTAGATTACTCTAAAATGGAAAAGGCTATGGATTCTCTATCTCAACTTTTGGAGAAATCTGATAAAGTTAGAATAACTGGTCCAGGTACAGATATCTCTTTCTCTATTAAAGATATACCTAATGTTAAGTGTTTTGGTCGTAGAAATATTCCTGATGGGGAGGTTTATACAGCTCCTATCAGAAATAGTGTAAATGGAGTTATATCTTACAATACACCGTCTGTATATGAGGGATTTACTTTTGAAAATATAGTATTTGAGTTTAAAGATGGAAAGATTATAAAAGCTACTTCTAATAATACAGAAAAGTTAAATGAGATTTTAAATTCTGATGAAGGAGCTAGATATATTGGAGAGTTTGCTTTTGGAGTGAACCCATATATTCTAAAACCTATGAAAGATACATTGTTTGATGAAAAGATTTCTGGAAGTATACACTTCACTCCTGGTCAAGCTTATAAACTAGCTGATAACGGAAACAAATCTAATATTCACTGGGATCTAGTTCTTATCCAAAGACCTGAATTTGGTGGTGGAGAGATTTGGATAGATGATATTTTAGTTAGAAAAGATGGAATTTTTGTATTAGAAGAATTAAAAGTTCTAAATCCTGAAAATTTAAAATAA